The genomic interval ACATTATATATTTCATAAGAAGCCCTAAAAATATTTAATCAGAACCAACATGTGAGTTCCAACATTTCGCGGCAGAGCCAGAAAGCTGAGTGCGTAACTGAACGCGACGTCTTTGAGAAACGTTCTGGTTCCTTTCTTCGGATTGAGCCTGTAGCCGATGCTGGCGCTGATGTTTTGCATGGTTGCTTCGAGCCCGGTGAAGAAGGAAGTCAATTGCAGCCGCGAGATGAGGCGGTTTTCCATAAAAGTCTGCTGGGCGCCGAAACTCATGCCAAAGTCGGAGCCGGCGTAGGCGTTGCCGCCGATTCCCTGCAACGCAATTGTTAAGCCGGTCCGGGTTGTGAAACGTCCGCCGACAATAAAACCACGGCCGTAAGAAACATCCGAGTCGCTCAATTTTGGAGTGTTGACATCGAGGATAACCGCTTCAAGGGCGAGTTGCTTCCATTTAAACAACAGACCCAGGTCTACGCTCACCGAATTTCCACCGGCAATTTTTTGATTATTTAAGTTGAACAACCGGTCTGCCTGCCGCTTCACCGCCACTCCAATTCCGAGCGAGCTGTTTTTCCCTTCATAACCCAAATCCTGTGTTGATATGCCAAAATTAAAATGCAGCAGCTGCTTTTCGTGATTTACGCCAGGCCCGGCGAATTGCCGTACCTTTTGAGTAGAACTGCTGATACTTAAATTGGGTGCACTCCAGGAGATAAACATGCCGTTGCCAACGCCCGACTCTCCCCGGCCAAAATTAATCCGGTTATCAGTTACAAAAGCGATGTTAGCCGGATTCACGAAAATGTTGCCGGCTCCCAAAGTACTAAATAAAGAACCCAGGCTAATCGGTTCTTTTCTTCCGAAAATTTGATAATCCTCGGAAAGAAATCCTTCTTGAGCGAAAGTCGAGGTTGTGAGGAGTACAAGTGTTAATATCGTAAGTAAAAATTTCATGAATCTTTCTCCTTTCATTTATATTGCCAAACCGAAAAGGCGAAGAGCGAGAAGCGAGGAGCGCACACACAATTTCGCTTATCGCTCTTGCGCTCTTCGCTCATCGTCGGCTTTCGAAAGCACGAAAACCCCATGTTCCATGGTTTTGTATGGCAAAGATATCATTTCATCAATTTTAAGGTCCAGCCGTTTAAACAGGGAAAACCAACGACCGTAAGTCCGGTAGTTGTATGTCATCGGAATCAAAAGCGAATGAAAAGAATGCAGTCCTCTTGATGCCCGAAAAAACTTTTTTCACTTTGTTCCCCCAGAAATCGTGGAAGGTCGTAAATCCATTCTGAACTCTGCACGCCGCCATGTCCTCAAAAATAATTATTTTGTCTTTGATCACTCGTCTGCATTCGGTCAGTAGTTTTTCTGCATCATCGCTGTGGTGCAAAACATGAATTAAAATTCCGATGTCGAGAGCACGATCCCGGAAAGGCAGCTCGTAGCCGTCAAATAAACAAAACGGATATTCGGAATTATGATAGTTAACCACGTCGATTCCGATTGCCTTTGCTCCGAGCGCTTCTGAGAATATTTGCACCCAGCCACCGGTACCGCAACCGATATCTAATACCCTGGAATCATGTGTAACATATTTTTTTAAAAAATTCTATTCTATTAAACATGGTTCGTCAAACGAGTTAGCTTCCGATTTTCTAGATCGCTAAATAACAAAATACAAAAAAGGGCGACTATTAATTTATGATTCCTATTACTCCAACATTACTTTGAGTTGTCGTATCGTTGAATCCATGGCAAATAGAAAACCTAACTCACCTTAACGGTTGCCATAACTACGAAGCTGCTCCAAGGAGACTTGTTCCCACCATTCGGAGCGACTGCTTACTCCGATTGCAGCGCCAAACATGGATCCGCCCAAAATGCCAAATCCAACTCCAATGATAGCTGATGATTTAGCAAGAACATCTTCTTCGGGATCACATCCAGTTTTGCAGCCTAGGGCATAGCCCAGGCCTGCACCAATGATGGCACCAACGACCGAACCAATGACCGCACCAGGAGCGGCCTGAGGTTTTTTTTGGCCCCAACTCATCTCGAGCTTGTTAATGGAAGTTAGAGGAAACCGCCTGGTTGTTGTCTCATGCTCTTCCTTCACAAATAAGTTTTCGTCGTCCATCGCCACCAGGCTCCCAACAAGCCGGTAGTTCGGAACATTAGTTACCGTCATACGAATTCGCGCTTTATGCCGCTTCGGTATGAAACTTATGCGAATCTTTTCTAGCGGCACCTCCTGCCATTGTTCCTTGCCTATGAGTGCCCCATCAATCGCTCCGACCACACTTCCAAGGGGTGCGAACAATGCAGCCCCTAGGAGAGCCGCATGTTCCGATCTAAGATCATTACCTTCTACGTCCGCTGCGGTACCTAAGACCGCTCCGCCTGCTGCACCGAATAGGAACCCCTTACCCATACCGCGAATGGCGCTTCTTCCTCGCAAGCCGATTCCTCGACTAACTTCAAACTTTTTTAGGGATGCTAAAGGGATGGTTAATGGATCTGCTTGTTCTGTTACTTTTAATATAAGGCTATCATCTTTTAAAGCCACAAGGTTGGCAACAATCTTCTCT from candidate division KSB1 bacterium carries:
- a CDS encoding class I SAM-dependent methyltransferase; this translates as MGCGTGGWVQIFSEALGAKAIGIDVVNYHNSEYPFCLFDGYELPFRDRALDIGILIHVLHHSDDAEKLLTECRRVIKDKIIIFEDMAACRVQNGFTTFHDFWGNKVKKVFSGIKRTAFFSFAFDSDDIQLPDLRSLVFPV